The genomic stretch TCGCCTCCAGCGCTTGTACGGTATTGTGGCCGTGGCCGCGCGGCGGGGTAAAACCGAAGTGACGTGCCAGACTATCGAGCATCGCGTCAGAGGGTTTTTCATCAATCCCCATGGTGCGGTTACCCTGCACATTGCTATGGCCTCGCACCGGGCACAAACCAGCCCCCGGTTTGCCGAGCTGACCAAACAACAGTTGCAGGTTGACGATTTCCCGCACGGTGGCGACCGAGTGACGGTGTTGCGTAATCCCCATCGCCCAGGTGCAGATCACCCGCTCAGAGCGCCGGTAAATGTCGGCGACATAGCGGATTTGCGCTTCACTCAGCCCGGACTGCTGGACGATTTTGTCCCACGAGGTGGCATCCACCTGTTGCAGATAGGCGTTGACGCCGTCGGTATGCTTATTAATGAAGTCCTGATCAAAAAGCCCGGTGTCGCCTGCCGCCAGACGTTGACGATGGGCTTCCAGCAGCGCTTTTACCATGCCGCGTACTGCCGCCATGTCACCACCCAGATGCGGTTGCAGGTAGGTTTCGCTGATGGTGCCGGACAGTGGCGTCAGCAATTCTAGCGGGTTTTGCGGGTTGGCGAAGCGTTCCAGACCCCGTTCGCGCAAGGTGTTAAACGCCACGATGTGCGCACCGCGATCGGCGGCATGCCGCAAGCTGTGCAACATCCGGGGGTGATTGGTACCGGGGTTCTGACCGAAGACGAAAATGGCATCGGCGTGTTCGAAGTCCGCTAACCGTACCGTGCCTTTACCCACGCCAATACTTTGCTTGAGTCCGGTACCGCTGGCTTCGTGACACATGTTGGAGCAGTCGGGAAAATTATTTGTGCCCGCCATACGGCCGAACAATTGATACAGGTAAGAGGCTTCGTTACTGGCCCGACCGGAAGTATAAAGCTCCATCTGGTCGGGGTGTTCCAGCGTGCGGATATGGCTGGCGATAAGCGCAAAAGCATCGTCCCAGCTTATCGGCACGTAATGGTCGCGCTCCGGGTCGTAACGCAGCGGGTGAGTCAGCCTGCCTTGATATTCGAGAAAATAATCGCTCTGGCGGCGCAGTGTACTGACGCTGTGCTCAGCAAAGAAGTCCGGCCCGGCAGCTTTGCGGGTGGCTTCCCAACTGACCGCCTTGGCACCGTTTTCACAAAAGCTGAAGGTGCTGCTGTTGTCATCTCCCCAGGCACAGCCGGGGCAGTCGAATCCTTTGCTTTTGTTGACGCGCATCAAATTACGGATATTTTTCAGCGCCTGTTTGCTGTCCAGGACAAAGCGGGTGGTGGCTTCCAGTGAACCCCAACCGCCAGCAGCGGCGCGGTATGGCTTAATGGCAGATTTAAATTTCATGATTCGCTACGCAGGTGATGATGTTTTTAGTATGTAAAAAAATCTTTAAAACTTTGCTTGCTAATCAAGAGTGTAGGCGGCGTACCGTAAGGCGTCTAATCAAAGGGGATAATAGCGGGATAGAGGAGGCTTATCGTGGTGGTCATCTCTGCTGCATCAGGGGGAGTGGTATACTGCCTCAGCCCGACATGCTGGAGAACCTGATGGACATTAAGCAACTTATCTACTTGTGTAATCTGGAAAAAGAGCGCCATTTCGGCCGTGCGGCTGAGGCCAGCTTCGTCAGCCAGCCAACATTATCGATGCGATTAAAGAACCTGGAGCGGGAATTGGGGTTGTCGCTGATTAATCGGGGTAATAATTTCGAGGGGTTTACCGCCGAAGGCGAACGGGTGTTGGCCTGGGCGCGGGAAATGGTGTCGGTCTATCAGGGGTTGAAGCTGGAGGCGGCATCACTGGCGCGCGGTACCAGCGGGTTGCTGCGCATCGGTGCAGTACCGCAATGCAGCATGGCGTTGCCAGCCTTGCTGGCAGAAGTCAGCCGTGCCTACCCGGAGATGGATTATCAGGTCGCACTGTTTAGCGCCGATCAGTTGCTGGAAGCACTTACCGCCCACACGGTGGATGTCGGGATCGGTTTTTTCGAGCTGACGACGCTGCGCGAGTTACATTTTCAGGCCTCCTCGCTGGCGGAGCAGGGGGCTTCGCTGCTGTATCATCCACGCTACTTTCCCACGCTACAGGGGAACGGCCCACTGACGCTAGCGGAACTGGCGACAGTGCCATTATGTCTGGCGGAACCCAGCCGGTATTTTCGCCGCTATCTGGACGGTCAGTTCCGGGAAGCCGGGGTGACGCCGCGAGTGCGGGTGGAAAGCACCTCGATACTGCAACTGATGCAAGGTGTGTTCGTCGGGCTGGGATGCGGCATTGTACCCAATGGCAGTTTGCTGCCGGAGATGACCCCGGAGCTGGCCTGGCGGCCGTTGGCATTGGCACCGATGTCGCGACACGGCGCGGTGGTGATTGCTGAAGCCGGGCGCGCCACCATGCTGGCACAACATTTCTTTGACGCCGCGCAGCACTGGTTGGGGGAGCGTTAACCGTGGCATCGCGGCATGATTCGCCGATACGAACCCAAACGCAAAAACACAACCGGTAAGACGAGAACCACAATCAGGACGATAATGAAAGGGATGGCGAACGAGGCATAACGGGCGGGAACCCTGTGCCAGACTGGCGTCCGGCACAGGCGGCGTGATTATTCGCCCAGTTCCAGCTCGTTCATGGCAGCGATATTGAAGCCGCCGTCAACGTGCAGAACTTCACCGGAGATACCGGCTGCCAGGTCAGAACACATGAACGCGGCGGCGTTGCCCACGTCTTCAATGGTGACCACACGGCGGATCGGGGTAACCGCTTCGCAGTGAGACAGCATCTTCTTGAAGTTTTTGATGCCGGAAGCGGCCAGTGTGCGGATCGGACCGGCGGAGACGGCATTGACGCGCACGCCGTCGCGGCCCATGGCGTTGGCCATGTAGCGCACGTTGGCTTCCAGCGACGCTTTCGCCAGACCCATCACGTTGTAGTTCGGAATGGCGCGCTCGGCACCCAGGTAGGACAGAGTCATCAGCGCGGAGTTCGGGTTCAGCATGCTGCGGCAAGCTTTCGCCATCGCCACAAAGCTGTAAGCGCTGATGTCATGAGCGATGGCAAAACCTTCGCGGGTGACGGCGTTCACGTAGTCGCCATCCAACTGGTCGCCCGGCGCGTAAGCGATGGAGTGTACGAAACCGTCGAATTTCGGCCAGACTTTCGCCAGTTCGGCGAACAGTGCGTCAATGCTGGCATCTTCCGCCACATCACACGGTAAAACGATGCTTGAATCGAACTCTTTGGCAAACTCTTCCACACGTGACTTCAGCTTGTCGTTCTGATAGGTGAACGCCAGTTCTGCACCTTCGCGATGCATTGCCTGTGCGATACCGTATGCGATGGAGCGGTTGCTGGCAACGCCCGTTACCAGAATGCGCTTACCGTTAAGAAAACCCATGGCTGTATCCTTGTGATCATTGTTGCTGCGATCATCGTCAATAAAAATAATTATTTACCATGATCGGTGTGAATAAACTGGGCGATTCTAGCATGTATAGCGGCCCAAGGGGTACTCCAACCACTAGCGACGGAACCGAGCCGGGCGAGGAGAATGGCTAACCGAACGGTTAGCCAGAATAGTGATTATCTTTATCGTGATTACCGTCGAGCGTGACTGTTGTTAGTGGTTATTGCTTTTACCCCTATTGCTTTACCCGTATGACTTTACTCATATGGCGATTAGCCGAGGCCGTGATCCCGCCGCCAGGCGTCGGCACTCAGTGCCTCGCCAAAGTGACTGGCGATCAAACGCTTGGTCAGGTCATGTAACGGCGATGCCAGCACATCGGCAGTGCTGCCGCGTTCGACCACTTCGCCTGCCTGCATGACCAGAATCTGGTCGCTGATGTGTTTCATCATGCCCAGATGCTGGGTGACGTAGATATAGGAGATGCCGTGTTTTTCCTGTAGTTCCAGCATCAGGTTGATTATCTGGGAGCGTACCGACATATCCAGTGACGCCAGCACCTCGTCTGCCACGATCACCTTAGGTTGTAGTATTAACGCCCGCGCCAGCCCGATGCGCTGTTTCTGGCCTGGTGCCAGTGCGTGCGGGTAGTAGGTGGCGTGGTCGGCACGCAGGCCAACCTGACGCAACGCCAG from Dickeya zeae NCPPB 2538 encodes the following:
- a CDS encoding FdhF/YdeP family oxidoreductase, with product MKFKSAIKPYRAAAGGWGSLEATTRFVLDSKQALKNIRNLMRVNKSKGFDCPGCAWGDDNSSTFSFCENGAKAVSWEATRKAAGPDFFAEHSVSTLRRQSDYFLEYQGRLTHPLRYDPERDHYVPISWDDAFALIASHIRTLEHPDQMELYTSGRASNEASYLYQLFGRMAGTNNFPDCSNMCHEASGTGLKQSIGVGKGTVRLADFEHADAIFVFGQNPGTNHPRMLHSLRHAADRGAHIVAFNTLRERGLERFANPQNPLELLTPLSGTISETYLQPHLGGDMAAVRGMVKALLEAHRQRLAAGDTGLFDQDFINKHTDGVNAYLQQVDATSWDKIVQQSGLSEAQIRYVADIYRRSERVICTWAMGITQHRHSVATVREIVNLQLLFGQLGKPGAGLCPVRGHSNVQGNRTMGIDEKPSDAMLDSLARHFGFTPPRGHGHNTVQALEAMLRDEVRVLIALGGNLAAAAPDTDRTAQALSRCELAVYISTKLNRSHLITAQRDTLILPTLGRTERDMQASGPQFVTVEDSFSMVHASEGISPPLSDQQRSETAIVAGIAHAVLGNAHLDWLALAADYNLIRDHIAATLPGFADFNQRCAEPGGFWLGNAAADYRFNTSTGKAGFSAAALPDSVVPVYGDTPAPFTLQTLRSHDQYNTTIYGLDDRYRGVYGQRDVLFMHPEDIAALGLQDGDRVDIETLWHDHIERKVSGFRLVSYNIPRGNLAAYYPETNPLVPLSSYGDDTFTPTSKSVPVRITPSADTTLQRIA
- a CDS encoding LysR family transcriptional regulator encodes the protein MDIKQLIYLCNLEKERHFGRAAEASFVSQPTLSMRLKNLERELGLSLINRGNNFEGFTAEGERVLAWAREMVSVYQGLKLEAASLARGTSGLLRIGAVPQCSMALPALLAEVSRAYPEMDYQVALFSADQLLEALTAHTVDVGIGFFELTTLRELHFQASSLAEQGASLLYHPRYFPTLQGNGPLTLAELATVPLCLAEPSRYFRRYLDGQFREAGVTPRVRVESTSILQLMQGVFVGLGCGIVPNGSLLPEMTPELAWRPLALAPMSRHGAVVIAEAGRATMLAQHFFDAAQHWLGER
- the fabI gene encoding enoyl-ACP reductase FabI, whose translation is MGFLNGKRILVTGVASNRSIAYGIAQAMHREGAELAFTYQNDKLKSRVEEFAKEFDSSIVLPCDVAEDASIDALFAELAKVWPKFDGFVHSIAYAPGDQLDGDYVNAVTREGFAIAHDISAYSFVAMAKACRSMLNPNSALMTLSYLGAERAIPNYNVMGLAKASLEANVRYMANAMGRDGVRVNAVSAGPIRTLAASGIKNFKKMLSHCEAVTPIRRVVTIEDVGNAAAFMCSDLAAGISGEVLHVDGGFNIAAMNELELGE
- the sapF gene encoding putrescine export ABC transporter ATP-binding protein SapF; this translates as MVETLLEARNLTKTFRYRTGWFRRQHVEAVKSVSFTLRERQTLAIIGENGSGKSTLAKMLSGVIPPTSGELVIDDHPLQYGDYHYRSQRIRMIFQDSANSLNPRQRIGQLLELPLRLNTDLTPQEREKAINLALRQVGLRADHATYYPHALAPGQKQRIGLARALILQPKVIVADEVLASLDMSVRSQIINLMLELQEKHGISYIYVTQHLGMMKHISDQILVMQAGEVVERGSTADVLASPLHDLTKRLIASHFGEALSADAWRRDHGLG